A single window of Micrococcaceae bacterium Sec5.1 DNA harbors:
- a CDS encoding primosomal protein N' produces MAGHEAQPSLLQPSLLQGFPDKAPVSGPPLAAENPVARVVLESSLPHLDRPFDYSVPADLADSAVPGVRVKVKFNGQELNGFVLERVDTSDAGHPLTPLHKVISTLSVLTPHIAELAGTVAARYAGTLSDVLRTAVPPRVAKVEKELFSGDAARESELPSNSPDAHAWGSYSNGAPYLHHLAAGGSPKAVLTALQGFGPDGWPSLVASAVAAVRASGRGAVVVVPDYRDLEQLEAALAKVLPAGDVARLTADDGQTPRYRSFLRILSGEARVAIGTRSAAYAPVRQLGLVVCWDDGDDLHIDQRAPYAHTREVLLLRAEQENAACLMASHSRSTELQRLVEMQWAVPIEAPRTVIRSTVPRVLNTADSFEQERDPLARIARLPGAAWRAAKEGLEHGPVLVQVARAGYAPSLACETCRELARCNNCQGPLVISSSSAMPLCRWCSTPAPQWRCNHCNGTHLRRSATGAVRTAEELGRAFPGKTVITSSGENIKATVPDAPALVVATVGAEPVAPQGYAAALLLDGNSLLRRENLRAGEDTVRRWFNAASLVRPAKQGGLVIITADDTTATGALLRWDAPGYASRELALRKELQLPPAVRVASVTGPRADVALFSSTFEASVKLKSGTKLRSAGPAPLQLFSGGTQAPGSEAEADVRTLYFIPYADAADATRAMRAVKAANAAKRTAGPVQLRLDGVDVL; encoded by the coding sequence ATGGCCGGACACGAAGCCCAGCCGTCGCTGCTTCAACCTTCTTTGCTTCAAGGATTCCCGGACAAGGCTCCCGTCAGTGGACCTCCGCTGGCGGCAGAGAATCCAGTCGCCCGCGTGGTGCTGGAATCCTCCCTGCCACACCTGGATCGGCCCTTCGATTACAGCGTGCCCGCTGACCTCGCTGATTCTGCTGTTCCCGGAGTCCGCGTGAAAGTGAAGTTCAACGGCCAGGAGCTTAACGGCTTCGTGCTGGAACGCGTCGATACTTCGGATGCCGGTCACCCGCTGACCCCACTTCACAAAGTAATCTCCACACTGTCGGTTCTGACGCCCCACATCGCTGAGTTGGCTGGAACGGTAGCTGCGCGCTACGCCGGAACCTTGAGCGATGTCCTGCGTACTGCTGTTCCTCCTCGCGTTGCCAAAGTGGAGAAGGAGCTATTCTCCGGAGACGCAGCACGGGAATCGGAGCTTCCGTCAAATTCGCCGGACGCCCATGCCTGGGGTTCCTACTCCAACGGAGCCCCGTACCTCCATCACCTGGCCGCTGGCGGCTCGCCCAAGGCCGTCCTCACGGCGTTGCAGGGATTCGGCCCCGACGGGTGGCCTTCGCTGGTTGCCTCGGCTGTGGCGGCAGTCCGGGCTTCCGGCCGTGGTGCCGTGGTGGTCGTCCCCGATTACAGGGATCTCGAACAGCTGGAGGCGGCCCTCGCCAAAGTCCTGCCAGCGGGTGACGTCGCGCGGCTGACGGCTGACGACGGTCAAACTCCGCGCTACCGGAGCTTCCTGCGAATCCTCAGTGGCGAAGCGCGTGTAGCCATCGGCACCAGATCCGCCGCTTATGCGCCTGTCCGGCAGTTGGGCCTCGTAGTCTGTTGGGACGACGGTGACGACCTCCACATCGATCAGCGGGCTCCCTATGCGCACACGCGCGAAGTGCTGCTCCTGCGGGCCGAGCAGGAGAACGCAGCCTGCCTGATGGCATCCCACAGCCGCAGCACTGAACTCCAGCGCCTGGTTGAAATGCAATGGGCTGTGCCGATCGAGGCGCCGCGAACGGTCATTCGCTCCACTGTTCCGCGCGTCCTGAACACAGCTGACAGCTTTGAGCAGGAACGTGATCCCCTGGCCCGGATTGCACGTTTGCCCGGAGCAGCATGGCGTGCGGCCAAGGAAGGCCTCGAACATGGCCCTGTGCTGGTGCAGGTTGCACGTGCTGGCTACGCGCCCTCTTTGGCTTGCGAGACGTGCCGGGAACTGGCCCGCTGCAACAACTGCCAAGGACCGCTGGTCATCTCCAGCAGTTCCGCCATGCCGCTTTGCCGCTGGTGTTCCACGCCGGCGCCGCAGTGGCGATGCAACCATTGCAACGGCACCCACCTGCGCCGTAGTGCGACAGGAGCTGTGCGAACGGCGGAGGAACTAGGGCGGGCTTTTCCTGGAAAAACGGTTATCACCTCGTCGGGGGAGAACATCAAGGCAACGGTGCCTGATGCTCCGGCATTGGTCGTTGCTACAGTTGGCGCCGAACCCGTGGCTCCCCAAGGGTACGCAGCGGCGCTGCTTCTGGATGGCAATTCATTGCTCCGCCGGGAAAACCTGCGGGCCGGTGAGGACACTGTTCGGCGGTGGTTCAACGCTGCGTCGCTGGTCAGACCCGCCAAGCAGGGGGGATTGGTCATCATCACGGCAGACGACACAACCGCTACCGGAGCCTTGCTCCGCTGGGATGCACCGGGCTACGCTTCGCGCGAACTGGCACTCCGGAAGGAACTCCAGCTTCCCCCGGCAGTGCGGGTAGCTTCAGTGACCGGGCCAAGGGCCGACGTCGCGCTTTTTTCCAGTACCTTCGAGGCAAGCGTCAAGCTGAAATCAGGTACAAAGCTCCGTAGCGCCGGTCCGGCGCCACTTCAGCTGTTCTCCGGTGGTACGCAAGCCCCTGGAAGCGAGGCTGAGGCAGACGTCCGTACCCTCTACTTCATTCCTTACGCAGACGCCGCAGACGCAACCCGTGCCATGCGTGCCGTCAAGGCAGCGAATGCGGCGAAGCGCACAGCCGGCCCGGTTCAGCTGCGGCTCGACGGCGTGGACGTCTTGTAG
- the metK gene encoding methionine adenosyltransferase — MTLPLHHEHHGTPSKLRLFTSESVTEGHPDKICDQISDAILDGLLAADPESRVAVETMATTGLVHVAGEVTTDAYVEIPQIVRETILGIGYDSSANGFDGARCGVSVSIGQQSNDIAGGVFNSLEAREGRQEDDYDLQGAGDQGIMFGYASDETASYMPTPIWLAHRLSERLTEVRKSGELAYLRPDGKTQVTVGYDGDRPVSVETVVISSQHAEDASLDQLRADLASHVIDPVLAASNLDISHVANILNPAGAFVIGGPVGDAGLTGRKIIVDTYGGFSRHGGGAFSGKDPSKVDRSAAYAMRWVAKNVVAAGLAKRAEIQIAYAIGQARPVGTYVETFGTETVDPARIGEAINELFDLRPRAIIDALDLKRPIYTKTAAHGHFGRDEPDFTWERLDRVADLKEFFNA, encoded by the coding sequence GTGACTTTACCGCTGCACCATGAACACCATGGCACCCCGTCCAAGCTCCGGCTCTTCACTTCAGAGTCGGTCACTGAAGGGCACCCGGACAAGATCTGCGATCAGATCAGCGATGCCATCCTGGATGGGCTCCTGGCTGCTGATCCTGAATCCCGCGTTGCCGTCGAGACCATGGCCACCACCGGCCTGGTCCACGTGGCCGGTGAGGTAACAACCGACGCTTACGTCGAGATACCGCAGATTGTCCGCGAGACCATTCTTGGCATTGGCTATGATTCTTCCGCCAACGGTTTCGACGGTGCCCGCTGTGGCGTCTCGGTGTCCATCGGGCAGCAGTCCAACGACATCGCCGGCGGCGTCTTCAACTCCCTTGAGGCACGTGAAGGCCGCCAAGAGGACGACTACGATCTCCAAGGTGCCGGCGATCAGGGCATCATGTTCGGCTACGCCAGCGATGAGACTGCGTCCTACATGCCGACGCCCATCTGGCTTGCCCACCGTTTGTCGGAGCGCCTCACCGAGGTCCGCAAGAGCGGCGAACTTGCGTACCTCCGTCCGGATGGTAAAACGCAGGTCACGGTAGGGTACGACGGCGACCGTCCGGTTTCGGTTGAAACGGTAGTGATTTCCAGTCAGCACGCCGAAGATGCGAGCCTGGACCAACTGCGCGCCGACCTCGCGAGCCACGTCATCGATCCTGTTCTGGCCGCGTCCAACCTTGACATCTCCCATGTAGCCAACATCCTGAACCCTGCGGGCGCCTTCGTGATCGGCGGCCCGGTTGGCGATGCTGGTCTCACTGGTCGCAAGATTATTGTCGATACCTATGGCGGGTTCTCCCGGCATGGTGGAGGCGCCTTCTCGGGCAAGGACCCTTCCAAGGTAGATCGTTCGGCTGCCTACGCCATGCGCTGGGTTGCCAAGAACGTGGTAGCTGCAGGTCTGGCCAAGCGCGCGGAGATCCAGATTGCCTACGCCATTGGCCAGGCCCGTCCGGTGGGAACGTACGTAGAGACCTTCGGCACGGAAACTGTTGACCCGGCCCGCATCGGTGAGGCCATCAACGAGCTCTTCGATCTCCGTCCCCGGGCCATCATCGACGCCTTGGACCTCAAGCGTCCCATTTACACCAAGACGGCGGCTCACGGCCACTTCGGCCGTGACGAGCCCGACTTCACCTGGGAGCGCCTGGACCGTGTGGCGGACCTGAAGGAATTCTTCAACGCCTGA
- the coaBC gene encoding bifunctional phosphopantothenoylcysteine decarboxylase/phosphopantothenate--cysteine ligase CoaBC, whose translation MRIVLGVGGGIAAYKVASLLRLFTEAGHHVTVIPTEAATRFVGVATWEALSGNPVSNSVFDDVEKVNHVRLGHEADLIVVAPATADLLAKAATGQAGDLLTNTLLMAHGPVLFAPAMHTEMWQHAATQANVETLRSRGVTVLEPASGRLTGADSGPGRLPEPEAIFTAAMALAEATTEADSPKTVPAAHASLAGRTVTISAGGTREALDPVRFLGNRSSGKQGAALAAAALAAGATVRFLAAHMDVEPPAGVELVRVESALELREAALKAAVDSDVVIMAAAVADFRPAEVSDTKIKKVDGEDAPLVRLVRNPDILHELVERRNAESGQQLIVGFAAETGDAHGDVLEHATAKLKRKGCDLLVVNHVGVGRVFGQDDNSVVILSGHGAEPQSASGSKSDVAAAVIDRVGAELARVFPAP comes from the coding sequence GTGCGCATAGTCCTCGGAGTCGGGGGAGGGATCGCAGCCTACAAGGTTGCATCGCTCCTCCGGCTTTTTACTGAAGCCGGTCACCACGTGACGGTGATCCCCACCGAAGCAGCAACCCGTTTCGTCGGTGTTGCTACGTGGGAGGCACTCTCCGGAAACCCGGTCAGCAACAGCGTCTTTGACGACGTCGAGAAGGTCAACCATGTCCGTCTGGGCCACGAGGCTGACTTGATCGTCGTCGCACCGGCCACTGCGGACCTACTGGCAAAGGCAGCCACGGGCCAGGCCGGCGACCTCCTGACCAACACGCTCCTCATGGCTCACGGTCCTGTGCTGTTCGCTCCTGCGATGCACACGGAAATGTGGCAGCATGCTGCAACCCAGGCCAACGTGGAAACCTTGCGGAGTCGAGGCGTCACAGTCCTGGAGCCTGCCAGCGGCCGCCTGACCGGTGCCGATTCCGGTCCGGGCCGCCTGCCCGAACCTGAGGCCATTTTCACGGCCGCCATGGCGTTGGCTGAGGCCACCACGGAGGCGGATTCACCCAAGACTGTGCCGGCAGCACATGCTTCCCTCGCTGGCCGTACGGTGACGATTTCGGCAGGTGGTACCAGGGAAGCATTGGACCCGGTGCGTTTCCTGGGTAACCGTTCGTCAGGGAAACAGGGTGCGGCCTTGGCCGCGGCAGCGTTGGCTGCAGGTGCCACAGTGCGTTTCCTGGCCGCGCATATGGACGTCGAGCCACCCGCCGGCGTCGAGCTCGTCCGCGTTGAATCAGCCCTGGAGCTGCGTGAGGCAGCGCTGAAAGCGGCGGTGGATTCCGACGTCGTTATTATGGCTGCGGCTGTAGCGGATTTCCGTCCCGCAGAGGTTTCGGACACCAAGATCAAGAAGGTCGACGGCGAGGACGCACCCTTGGTGCGCCTGGTTCGCAACCCGGACATCCTGCATGAGCTCGTCGAACGGCGTAACGCCGAGAGTGGCCAGCAGCTGATCGTGGGTTTTGCCGCCGAGACCGGTGATGCCCACGGCGACGTTCTGGAGCATGCCACGGCGAAACTCAAGCGTAAGGGCTGCGACCTCCTGGTGGTCAACCACGTCGGGGTTGGCCGCGTCTTCGGCCAGGACGACAACTCCGTAGTGATCCTTTCCGGCCATGGTGCCGAACCGCAGTCGGCGTCCGGATCCAAGTCTGACGTCGCTGCGGCCGTTATTGATCGGGTAGGCGCCGAGTTGGCCAGGGTTTTTCCGGCTCCGTAA
- the rpoZ gene encoding DNA-directed RNA polymerase subunit omega produces the protein MSTNLEGIINPPIDSLLEAADSKYGLVIFGAKRARQINAYYAQLHEGLFEYVGPLVDTKLNEKSLSIALREINEGLLVSTPIEPAE, from the coding sequence GTGTCCACGAACCTTGAAGGCATCATCAACCCGCCGATCGATTCGCTGCTTGAGGCTGCCGATTCCAAGTACGGCCTGGTAATCTTCGGCGCCAAGCGTGCCCGCCAGATCAACGCCTACTACGCCCAGCTGCACGAGGGCCTCTTCGAGTACGTCGGTCCCTTGGTAGACACCAAGCTGAACGAGAAGTCATTGTCGATCGCCCTCCGCGAGATCAACGAAGGCCTCCTGGTTTCCACGCCGATCGAGCCCGCAGAATAA
- the gmk gene encoding guanylate kinase has translation MSKKPGLTVLAGPTAVGKGTVSTYIRDNYPEVWLSVSATTRAARPGEKDGVHYFFKSAEEFDSLVADGELLEWAVVHGQNRYGTLRSTVNAAIAEGKSVLLEIDLQGARQVKAAVPDAKFVFLAPPSWEEMVRRLVGRGTETAEEQQRRLETAKLELAAEPEFDHTVINDDVRRAADELVSLMGLTPHER, from the coding sequence GTGAGCAAGAAACCTGGACTGACTGTCCTCGCAGGCCCAACTGCTGTTGGCAAGGGAACCGTATCCACCTACATCAGGGACAACTATCCAGAGGTCTGGCTTTCCGTCTCCGCCACCACCCGCGCTGCGCGTCCAGGCGAGAAGGATGGGGTTCACTACTTCTTCAAGTCCGCCGAAGAGTTTGACTCGCTGGTAGCTGATGGCGAACTCCTGGAGTGGGCCGTGGTCCACGGCCAGAACCGGTACGGCACGCTCCGGAGTACCGTGAATGCTGCCATTGCGGAGGGAAAATCGGTACTGCTCGAGATCGATCTTCAGGGCGCACGCCAGGTAAAAGCGGCTGTGCCGGATGCCAAGTTCGTCTTCCTGGCACCGCCCAGCTGGGAAGAAATGGTGCGTCGGCTTGTGGGTCGCGGCACCGAAACTGCCGAGGAACAGCAGCGCAGGCTGGAAACCGCTAAACTGGAACTTGCTGCTGAACCGGAGTTTGACCACACCGTCATTAATGACGACGTTCGCCGGGCAGCGGACGAGCTTGTTTCACTCATGGGGCTAACCCCGCACGAGCGCTAA
- the mihF gene encoding integration host factor, actinobacterial type gives MGLKELTPQERSDALDKAAKARAVRAAAKERLKRGELSIAELISSGTTDEAIARMRVVELLEALPGIGPVRAAGIMAEIGIAGSRRIRGLGIHQARALVDFMDTQQSV, from the coding sequence GTGGGTCTGAAAGAGCTGACACCGCAGGAGCGTTCCGATGCTTTGGATAAGGCTGCGAAGGCGCGTGCTGTGCGGGCCGCAGCCAAGGAGCGGCTCAAACGCGGTGAACTGAGCATCGCTGAGCTGATCTCTTCAGGCACTACGGATGAAGCCATTGCGCGGATGCGGGTGGTGGAGCTGTTGGAGGCCCTCCCAGGCATAGGACCTGTACGTGCGGCCGGGATCATGGCGGAGATAGGCATCGCCGGATCCCGGCGCATCAGGGGGTTGGGAATTCACCAGGCCCGGGCGCTGGTAGATTTTATGGACACCCAGCAAAGCGTTTGA
- the pyrF gene encoding orotidine-5'-phosphate decarboxylase yields MPDSVGAHEAQDAQQPVRESFGSRLAAAMASRGPLCVGIDPHPQLLADWGLNDDVAGLERFSLTVVEAVASLAAAVKPQVALYERHGSAGMAVLERTLAAAAEADVLSIADAKRGDIGSTMAAYADAWLRDGSALAADSVTLSPYLGFESLRPALDLAAQNGRGVFVLALTSNPEGKSVQHVGGSNSVARGIVTAAAAENKRYAGVLGSVGLVVGATIGSALEDLDIDLGPVRGAILAPGLGAQGATPADLRSTFGAAYPTVLATSSRGILAAGPTKAALRAVTQETLDGLRAE; encoded by the coding sequence ATGCCTGACTCTGTTGGTGCGCACGAGGCCCAGGACGCGCAGCAGCCGGTCCGGGAGTCATTTGGCTCCCGGCTGGCTGCCGCAATGGCCAGCCGCGGTCCGCTGTGCGTCGGAATCGATCCTCATCCCCAGCTTCTGGCTGACTGGGGACTGAACGACGACGTCGCCGGGCTGGAGCGCTTCTCGCTCACCGTTGTGGAGGCCGTGGCTTCCCTCGCTGCCGCGGTGAAGCCGCAAGTGGCATTGTACGAACGCCACGGCTCGGCGGGCATGGCTGTCCTGGAGCGGACGTTGGCCGCAGCTGCCGAGGCGGATGTGCTGAGCATCGCCGACGCCAAGCGCGGTGATATCGGGTCCACCATGGCTGCCTACGCAGATGCCTGGCTGCGTGACGGTTCAGCCCTGGCTGCGGACTCAGTGACCCTGAGTCCCTACTTGGGCTTCGAATCCTTGCGTCCGGCCCTGGACCTTGCCGCACAAAATGGCAGGGGAGTGTTTGTGCTCGCATTGACATCCAATCCGGAGGGAAAGTCTGTCCAGCACGTTGGCGGAAGCAATTCCGTCGCCCGCGGGATAGTCACTGCTGCCGCAGCCGAGAACAAGCGCTACGCGGGCGTCCTGGGTTCAGTGGGACTTGTTGTGGGCGCCACCATCGGTTCTGCACTCGAAGATCTGGACATCGACCTCGGCCCGGTCCGCGGAGCAATCCTGGCGCCTGGCCTGGGTGCGCAGGGTGCTACGCCCGCGGATCTCCGCTCCACGTTCGGCGCCGCCTATCCCACAGTGCTGGCTACGTCGAGCCGGGGCATCCTTGCCGCCGGTCCAACGAAGGCTGCCTTGCGGGCGGTTACCCAGGAAACACTCGACGGGCTACGGGCGGAATGA
- the carB gene encoding carbamoyl-phosphate synthase large subunit, giving the protein MPKRTDLKSVLVIGSGPIVIGQAAEFDYSGTQALRVLKEEGLRVILVNSNPATIMTDPEFADATYVEPITPEVVEKIIAKERPDAILPTLGGQTALNTAIALDKNGVLEKYNVELIGANIAAIELGEDREKFKGVVERCGAESARSHIIHSMDEAFAAAEDLGYPMVVRPSFTMGGLGSGLAYNEDDLRRIVGQGLQYSPTTEVLLEESILGWKEYELEMMRDKNDNVVVVCSIENFDPVGVHTGDSITVAPALTLTDREYQKLRDVSIAVIREVGVDTGGCNIQFAIDPATGRVVVIEMNPRVSRSSALASKATGFAIAKIATKLSLGYTLDEIPNDITQKTPASFEPTLDYVVVKVPRFAFEKFPAADNTLTTTMKSVGEAMAMGRNFTEALQKALRSLEQKGSQLDFSSVPEYEVAELIEKAKRPTTDRLHQVQRALLGGATVEDLFEATKIDPWFLDQLQLLNETAQEIRKAGVLTEEMLRNAKRHGFSDEQIGALTHNNEAVVRGVRQALGIRPVYKTVDTCAAEFAAYTPYHYSSYDEEDEVGLHAKPSVIILGSGPNRIGQGIEFDYSCVHASMALRKAGYETVMVNCNPETVSTDYDVSTRLYFEPLTLEDVLEVIAAEERTGGVMGVFVQLGGQTPLKLAQQLADAGVPILGTSPEAIDLAEHRGAFARVLDEAGLTSPKNGTAVSFEDAKKIADEIGYPVLVRPSYVLGGRGMEIVYDEANLSRYIANATEITTDHPVLIDRFLEDAVEIDVDALFDGTDMYLGGIMEHIEEAGIHSGDSACVLPPITLGNNVIERVRTATRAIAEGVGVRGLINIQFALASDVLYVLEANPRASRTVPFVSKATGVQMAKAAALIGTGVTINQLRSAYKMLPETGDGSTLPLDAPVAVKEAVLPFSRFRTPEGKVVDSLLGPEMRSTGEVMGIDKHFDTAFAKSQAAANNALPTEGKIFVSVANRDKRSVIMGVKRLSDLGFEIVSTGGTADVLRRNGIQATPVRKVAEGSSAEGEGTIADLVIAGEIDMVFNTPSGGEARSDGYELRAAATSIGIPCITTVAEFNAAVQAIEALRTYEWSVTSLQEHAANLSASQAAVNA; this is encoded by the coding sequence ATGCCCAAGCGTACAGATCTCAAGAGCGTCCTTGTCATCGGTTCCGGCCCCATCGTCATCGGCCAGGCAGCCGAGTTCGACTACTCCGGTACCCAGGCTCTCCGCGTCCTCAAGGAGGAAGGCCTCCGCGTCATCCTCGTGAACTCCAACCCGGCCACGATCATGACGGACCCCGAGTTCGCCGACGCCACCTACGTCGAGCCCATCACGCCCGAGGTTGTTGAGAAGATCATCGCCAAGGAACGTCCGGACGCTATCCTGCCCACCTTGGGTGGCCAGACGGCTCTGAACACTGCCATCGCGTTGGACAAGAACGGTGTGCTGGAGAAGTACAATGTGGAACTCATCGGCGCAAACATTGCTGCCATTGAGCTCGGAGAAGACCGCGAGAAGTTCAAGGGCGTCGTTGAGCGTTGTGGCGCCGAGTCGGCCCGCAGCCACATCATTCACAGTATGGACGAAGCCTTCGCTGCGGCCGAAGACCTCGGCTACCCCATGGTGGTCCGCCCGTCCTTCACGATGGGTGGCTTGGGCTCAGGCTTGGCTTACAACGAGGACGACCTCCGCCGCATCGTCGGCCAGGGCCTCCAGTACAGCCCCACCACCGAGGTCCTGCTCGAAGAGAGCATTCTCGGCTGGAAGGAATACGAGCTTGAGATGATGCGCGACAAGAACGACAACGTCGTTGTTGTTTGCTCCATCGAAAACTTCGATCCCGTAGGCGTCCACACCGGTGACTCCATCACGGTTGCTCCGGCGCTGACCCTCACGGACCGCGAGTACCAAAAGCTTCGGGACGTCTCCATCGCTGTTATCCGCGAAGTCGGCGTGGACACCGGTGGCTGCAACATCCAGTTCGCCATCGACCCCGCTACGGGACGCGTCGTGGTTATCGAGATGAACCCGCGCGTGTCCCGTTCCTCCGCGCTGGCTTCCAAGGCAACAGGCTTCGCCATTGCCAAGATCGCCACCAAGCTCTCCCTTGGTTACACCCTGGACGAGATCCCGAATGACATCACCCAGAAGACGCCGGCATCGTTTGAACCGACGTTGGACTACGTTGTGGTCAAGGTGCCGCGCTTCGCCTTTGAGAAGTTCCCGGCAGCCGACAACACGCTGACCACCACCATGAAGTCCGTAGGCGAAGCCATGGCCATGGGCCGCAACTTCACCGAAGCCCTGCAGAAAGCCCTTCGTTCACTGGAGCAGAAGGGCTCGCAGCTGGACTTCAGCTCCGTGCCGGAGTACGAGGTTGCCGAGCTCATCGAGAAGGCCAAGCGCCCCACGACGGACCGCCTGCATCAGGTACAGCGCGCACTTCTGGGTGGCGCCACGGTGGAAGACCTCTTCGAAGCCACCAAGATCGATCCTTGGTTCCTGGACCAGCTGCAGCTCCTCAACGAAACCGCGCAGGAGATCCGCAAGGCTGGCGTGCTCACCGAGGAAATGCTGCGCAACGCCAAGCGCCATGGTTTCTCCGACGAGCAGATCGGTGCCTTGACGCACAACAATGAGGCAGTGGTCCGCGGCGTCCGCCAGGCCTTGGGTATCCGTCCGGTCTACAAGACGGTGGACACCTGTGCCGCTGAGTTTGCCGCTTACACCCCGTACCACTACTCGTCCTACGACGAGGAAGATGAGGTAGGCCTGCACGCCAAGCCCTCCGTCATCATCCTTGGTTCAGGGCCCAACCGCATTGGCCAGGGCATCGAGTTCGACTACTCCTGCGTCCACGCCTCCATGGCGCTGCGCAAGGCCGGCTACGAGACCGTCATGGTCAACTGCAACCCCGAGACTGTCTCCACCGACTACGACGTTTCCACGCGCCTTTACTTCGAGCCGCTGACCCTTGAGGACGTCCTCGAGGTCATCGCCGCTGAAGAGCGCACCGGTGGCGTCATGGGCGTCTTCGTCCAGCTCGGTGGCCAGACGCCCCTGAAGCTTGCACAGCAGCTTGCCGACGCCGGTGTGCCGATCCTGGGCACCTCGCCTGAGGCGATTGACCTCGCAGAGCACCGGGGCGCCTTCGCCCGCGTCCTGGACGAGGCAGGCCTGACCTCCCCGAAGAACGGCACCGCCGTTTCCTTCGAGGATGCCAAGAAGATCGCTGACGAGATCGGTTATCCCGTGCTTGTCCGTCCGTCCTATGTCCTGGGTGGCCGCGGCATGGAGATCGTCTACGATGAGGCAAACCTCTCCCGCTACATCGCCAACGCCACGGAAATCACCACGGACCACCCGGTGCTGATTGACCGCTTCCTGGAAGACGCGGTCGAAATCGATGTCGATGCCCTCTTCGACGGCACCGACATGTACCTCGGCGGCATCATGGAACACATCGAGGAGGCCGGTATCCACTCCGGAGACTCGGCCTGTGTCCTTCCTCCGATCACACTTGGCAACAACGTGATCGAGCGCGTGCGCACTGCAACGCGGGCCATCGCTGAGGGCGTGGGCGTCCGTGGCCTTATCAACATCCAGTTCGCGCTGGCCTCCGACGTCCTGTACGTCCTTGAAGCGAACCCGCGTGCTTCGCGTACGGTACCGTTCGTTTCCAAGGCCACTGGCGTTCAGATGGCCAAAGCTGCCGCACTGATCGGTACCGGTGTCACCATCAACCAGCTCCGCAGCGCCTACAAGATGCTGCCGGAAACCGGTGACGGTTCCACCTTGCCCCTGGACGCTCCGGTCGCCGTCAAAGAAGCTGTTCTGCCGTTCAGCCGCTTCCGTACGCCGGAGGGCAAGGTTGTCGACTCCCTGCTCGGGCCGGAAATGCGGTCCACGGGCGAAGTCATGGGTATCGACAAGCACTTCGATACCGCATTCGCCAAGAGCCAGGCCGCCGCAAACAACGCGCTGCCCACCGAAGGCAAGATCTTCGTTTCGGTAGCCAACCGCGACAAGCGCTCGGTGATCATGGGCGTCAAGCGCCTCTCGGACCTTGGCTTCGAGATCGTCTCCACGGGTGGCACGGCTGACGTCCTGCGCCGCAACGGCATCCAGGCGACTCCGGTCCGCAAGGTGGCCGAGGGCAGCAGCGCCGAAGGTGAAGGCACTATCGCAGACCTCGTCATTGCCGGCGAGATCGACATGGTGTTCAACACCCCGTCCGGTGGGGAAGCCCGCAGCGATGGCTACGAGCTCCGGGCAGCGGCTACCTCCATCGGCATTCCCTGCATCACCACTGTGGCTGAGTTCAACGCAGCCGTGCAGGCAATTGAGGCACTTCGCACCTACGAATGGTCGGTCACCAGCCTGCAGGAGCACGCAGCCAACCTGAGCGCATCACAGGCCGCCGTCAATGCCTGA